The Mustela erminea isolate mMusErm1 chromosome 6, mMusErm1.Pri, whole genome shotgun sequence genome includes a region encoding these proteins:
- the TOB2 gene encoding protein Tob2, whose protein sequence is MQLEIKVALNFIISYLYNKLPRRRADLFGEELERLLKKKYEGHWYPDKPLKGSGFRCVHIGELVDPVVELAARRSGLAVEDVRANVPEELSVWIDPFEVSYQIGEKGAVKVLYLDDSEGCVAPELDKEFKSSFNPDAQVFVPIGSQDSSLSNSPSPSLGQSPSPTFIPRSAQPITFTTASFAATKFGSTKMKKGGGAASSGGVTGGGASGPQPPQPQPRLARSPTSSLLKHKSLSLSLHSLNFMAATPGPQSQLSPNAKEFVYNGGGSPSLFFDGADSGASGAGSCNSSSFDVAQVFGGGANSLFLEKTPFVEGLSYNLNTMQYPSQPFQPVVLAN, encoded by the coding sequence ATGCAGCTGGAGATCAAAGTGGCCCTGAACTTTATCATCTCCTACTTGTACAACAAGCTGCCCCGGCGCCGGGCAGACCTGTTCGGGGAGGAGCTGGAGCGGCTCCTGAAAAAGAAATACGAAGGCCACTGGTACCCTGACAAGCCCCTGAAGGGCTCTGGCTTCCGCTGTGTTCACATCGGGGAGCTCGTGGACCCCGTGGTGGAGCTGGCGGCCCGGCGGAGTGGCCTGGCCGTGGAGGATGTGCGGGCCAACGTGCCCGAGGAGCTGAGTGTCTGGATTGACCCGTTCGAAGTGTCCTACCAGATCGGCGAGAAGGGGGCAGTGAAAGTGCTGTACCTGGATGACAGCGAGGGCTGTGTCGCCCCAGAGCTGGACAAGGAGTTCAAGAGCAGTTTCAACCCCGACGCGCAGGTCTTCGTGCCCATCGGCAGCCAGGACAGCTCCTTGTCCAACTCCCCGTCGCCGTCGCTTGGCCAGTCGCCCAGCCCCACCTTCATCCCCCGCTCTGCCCAGCCCATCACCTTCACCACCGCCTCCTTCGCGGCCACCAAGTTTGGCTCCACCAAGATGAAGAAGGGGGGAGGTGCCGCGAGCAGCGGGGGGGTGACGGGCGGTGGGGCCAGcggcccccagcctccccagccgCAGCCCCGCCTGGCCCGCTCCCCCACCAGCAGCCTGCTGAAGCACAAGAGCCTGTCTCTGTCCCTGCACTCGCTGAACTTCATGGCGGCCACCCCGGGCCCTCAGTCCCAGCTCTCGCCCAATGCCAAGGAGTTCGTGTACAACGGCGGGGGCTCCCCTAGCCTCTTCTTCGATGGGGCCGACAGCGGGGCCAGCGGGGCCGGCTCCTGCAACAGCAGCAGCTTCGACGTGGCGCAGGTGTTTGGGGGCGGTGCCAACAGCCTCTTCCTGGAGAAGACGCCCTTCGTGGAAGGCCTCAGCTACAACCTGAACACCATGCAGTATCCCAGCCAGCCCTTCCAGCCCGTCGTGCTGGCCAACTGA